A single genomic interval of Pelorhabdus rhamnosifermentans harbors:
- a CDS encoding MgtC/SapB family protein, translated as MLGQWDMVIRLFVSCLLGGIVGYERQSRNKSAGLRTHILVSLGSCLIMILSIDEYSRVQGLTNADPGRLAAQVVSGIGFLGAGTIMKEGLTVRGLTTAASLWVVAGIGLAVGSGCFLGAFVVTGFVFLTLGSLSKIELFASNATLHFVVQTVNSPGQVGKICSGLDALGAVIREMKIDTKNAVDNIIEIQLYIYVTDTVTMEKIITTLMAVEGITAIDGQSERSIPDM; from the coding sequence ATGCTCGGTCAGTGGGACATGGTCATTCGGTTGTTTGTTTCTTGTTTATTAGGAGGAATTGTAGGCTATGAACGTCAGTCGAGAAATAAATCAGCCGGGTTAAGAACACATATCTTAGTCAGTCTTGGCTCTTGCCTTATTATGATCCTTTCCATTGATGAATATAGTCGTGTGCAAGGGTTAACCAATGCTGATCCGGGGCGGCTAGCGGCACAAGTTGTCAGTGGCATTGGTTTTTTGGGGGCGGGAACGATTATGAAGGAAGGACTCACTGTGCGCGGTCTGACGACAGCCGCTAGCCTGTGGGTGGTGGCTGGCATTGGTCTGGCTGTGGGAAGCGGTTGCTTCTTGGGTGCCTTTGTTGTAACAGGCTTTGTATTTTTGACGCTTGGTAGCTTATCGAAAATTGAACTGTTTGCATCCAATGCTACATTACATTTCGTTGTTCAGACTGTGAATAGTCCTGGGCAAGTAGGTAAAATCTGTTCCGGTCTCGATGCACTTGGTGCCGTTATTCGCGAGATGAAAATTGATACGAAAAATGCTGTTGACAATATTATTGAAATTCAATTGTATATTTATGTGACGGATACAGTCACGATGGAGAAAATTATTACGACGCTTATGGCCGTGGAGGGGATTACGGCTATTGATGGTCAAAGTGAACGATCCATCCCTGATATGTGA